The following coding sequences are from one Paenibacillus tundrae window:
- a CDS encoding PolC-type DNA polymerase III — protein MSGFEEKRKRFELLMKQTDLPAGLVEPYFMDGWIEQVETSRSNRDWTILIAKDTLVPAPIYRTFCLHIQEKMNHIAKISFGFKYSDSVLSTDIVSEYWNLFLEWVAREIPSVNGWMSRTKFECEADLLQLTMSDATSMELAKKKQIDQAITRFYEKYFHTTLKVKMQVGQMESNKEALEQFQLKKQEEERQVIEKMMSEVEPEMPEEEEQGDVRLQMGYDIKEPAVPMQEIQDEEKKVTLQGTIFGLDRKELRNGNTLFTFYLTDFTDSMQMKMFAKTKEDVRILSLLANGKWVKVRGRVEYDRFMQIPELAMIPSDLVEVKAPPSRKDKAAEKRVEFHLHSTMSTMDAVTSIDKYVKTAAEWGHKAIAVSDHGGVQVYPEAAKAAKKNGIKMIYGLEANVVNDSVAVVLNPQPLDLKATTYIVFDIETTGLSVTQNKIIEIAAVKVEDGKEIDRFATFVNPHERIPYNIQQLTNINDDMVKDAPELEPVIQDFVKFAGDGVLVAHNARFDMGFIQASLKQLGMPELTNPVLDTLELARLLYPKMKNHRLNTLADKYKVALESHHRAIDDTIALAGILNGLVNDAAQLKGLTMLDRLNDYVGVDLSNTRPFHCGIYALNDIGKKNLYKLVSLSHTEHFKRVPCIPKSKLVNLREGLIILSGCEKGEFFEAVLNKSLEEAEEIAEFYDILEIQPLTMYMHLVDKGLVATPEEIKTAIQKVISIGAKLEKPVVATGNVHYLEPRDKLYRDITIHGITGFSPLKDQRKPDAHLRTTDEMLEEFQFLGQDKAYEVVVTNTIELADRFEEIKLFPDKLFTPILEGADEEIRNTCYNTAKSIYGEDLPEVIIARLEKELIPIIKYGFSANYLISERLVKKSNQDGYLVGSRGSVGSSVVATFLGISEVNPLPAHYICVNPECKHSEWFLDGSVRSGFDLPAKECPDCGNTLKGEGQDIPFETFLGFKGDKVPDIDLNFSGDYQPHAHNYTKVLFSEKSVFRAGTIGTVAEKTAFGFAKKYEEEHHKKWRGAELNRLASGCTGVKRSTGQHPGGIVVVPDYIEVEDVTPVQYPADDVTAEWKTTHFDYHAFEENLLKLDILGHDDPTMMRMLQDLTGVDPTTIPMNDPKVMSMFNSTEALGVTPEQIRSPVATFGVPEMGTKFVRQMLIESQPTSFADLLQISGLSHGTGVWLGNAQDLIKNGTCNIKTVIGCRDDIMLFLIYKAGMDASLAFKITESVRKGRGLPQEWIDEMKNCKVPQWYIDSCLKIQYMFPKAHAAAYVISAVRTAFFKLYHPIEYYATYFTVRADEFDIGLVCQGYEAIYKKIVEIEQLGFQAPPKEKNMLPILEMALEMTARGFSLKPIDLYRSEATKFIVDGNSLVPPFSALAGIGDNAARNIAGAREHGEFLSIEDFQQKSKASKTIVELLSNMGCFRGLPESNQLSLF, from the coding sequence ATGAGTGGATTCGAGGAGAAGAGAAAAAGATTTGAATTATTGATGAAACAGACGGATCTTCCAGCAGGGCTCGTTGAGCCATATTTTATGGATGGTTGGATTGAACAGGTGGAAACAAGCCGTAGTAATCGAGATTGGACTATTCTGATTGCTAAGGATACCTTGGTGCCTGCTCCGATCTACCGCACATTCTGCCTGCATATTCAGGAGAAAATGAACCATATTGCCAAAATTTCATTTGGCTTTAAATATAGTGATTCTGTCTTGTCTACAGATATTGTAAGTGAGTACTGGAATTTGTTCCTTGAATGGGTTGCTCGTGAAATTCCATCGGTTAATGGCTGGATGAGCCGTACCAAATTTGAATGTGAAGCGGACTTACTGCAATTAACTATGAGTGATGCAACATCGATGGAGCTTGCGAAGAAGAAGCAAATTGATCAGGCGATTACGCGATTTTATGAGAAGTATTTCCATACAACTCTGAAAGTCAAAATGCAGGTAGGACAGATGGAAAGCAACAAAGAGGCATTAGAGCAGTTCCAGCTTAAAAAACAGGAAGAAGAGCGTCAGGTCATCGAGAAGATGATGAGTGAGGTAGAGCCTGAGATGCCTGAAGAAGAAGAGCAAGGGGATGTCCGTCTGCAGATGGGATACGACATCAAAGAACCCGCTGTTCCAATGCAGGAAATTCAAGATGAAGAGAAGAAGGTCACCTTGCAAGGGACGATTTTTGGACTGGATCGTAAGGAATTGCGTAATGGTAACACGTTGTTTACCTTCTATCTGACAGACTTTACGGATTCCATGCAGATGAAAATGTTTGCGAAAACAAAAGAGGATGTCCGAATTCTTAGTTTGCTAGCGAATGGGAAATGGGTGAAAGTGCGTGGTCGTGTTGAATATGACCGTTTCATGCAGATCCCTGAACTTGCTATGATTCCTTCAGACTTGGTTGAAGTAAAGGCACCGCCATCCCGCAAGGATAAAGCTGCTGAGAAACGGGTGGAATTCCATTTGCACTCTACCATGAGTACGATGGATGCCGTGACCTCTATTGACAAGTATGTGAAAACTGCAGCAGAGTGGGGACATAAAGCCATTGCTGTGAGTGATCATGGTGGTGTTCAAGTATACCCAGAGGCAGCAAAAGCAGCTAAGAAAAACGGAATTAAGATGATCTATGGGCTAGAAGCCAACGTGGTGAATGATTCTGTGGCCGTCGTTTTGAATCCTCAGCCATTGGATCTCAAAGCCACAACGTATATCGTTTTTGATATTGAGACCACGGGTCTGTCTGTAACGCAGAATAAAATCATCGAGATTGCAGCAGTAAAGGTAGAGGATGGCAAAGAGATTGATCGGTTTGCTACGTTTGTGAACCCACACGAACGGATTCCTTATAACATTCAGCAATTGACTAACATCAATGATGATATGGTGAAGGACGCTCCAGAACTTGAACCTGTCATTCAGGATTTTGTGAAATTTGCAGGGGATGGCGTGTTGGTCGCTCATAACGCACGTTTTGATATGGGCTTCATTCAAGCTTCGTTAAAACAACTTGGTATGCCTGAGTTAACGAATCCTGTACTTGATACGCTGGAACTAGCAAGATTGCTGTACCCAAAAATGAAAAACCATCGTCTGAATACACTCGCAGACAAATATAAAGTGGCTCTAGAGAGCCATCACCGAGCGATTGACGATACGATTGCGCTCGCAGGTATTCTCAATGGATTGGTGAATGATGCTGCTCAGCTTAAAGGGCTAACGATGCTTGATCGTCTGAATGATTATGTAGGTGTCGATCTATCGAATACGCGTCCATTCCATTGTGGAATATATGCGCTGAATGATATTGGTAAGAAAAATCTCTACAAATTGGTTTCTCTTTCACATACGGAGCATTTTAAACGAGTGCCCTGCATTCCTAAATCCAAACTAGTCAATTTACGCGAAGGTCTGATTATTCTGTCTGGCTGTGAAAAAGGCGAGTTCTTCGAAGCGGTGCTTAATAAATCGCTCGAAGAAGCTGAGGAGATTGCAGAGTTTTATGACATTCTGGAGATTCAACCACTGACGATGTACATGCATTTGGTTGATAAAGGGCTGGTAGCTACTCCAGAAGAGATCAAAACAGCGATACAGAAAGTCATTAGTATTGGTGCGAAACTGGAGAAACCGGTTGTAGCGACGGGCAATGTTCACTATTTGGAACCACGCGATAAGCTATATCGGGATATTACAATTCACGGTATTACAGGATTTAGCCCGTTGAAAGATCAGCGAAAGCCTGATGCCCATCTGAGAACGACGGATGAAATGCTGGAAGAGTTCCAATTCTTAGGTCAAGATAAAGCGTACGAGGTTGTTGTAACCAATACGATTGAACTTGCTGACCGGTTTGAGGAAATCAAGCTGTTTCCGGACAAGCTGTTTACTCCAATTCTGGAAGGTGCGGACGAAGAAATTCGTAACACCTGCTATAATACGGCCAAGTCCATCTATGGAGAGGACCTACCAGAGGTCATTATCGCTCGATTGGAAAAAGAACTGATTCCAATTATTAAGTACGGTTTCTCTGCCAACTACCTCATATCGGAACGGCTGGTTAAAAAGTCGAACCAAGATGGTTATCTTGTAGGATCTCGGGGCTCGGTTGGTTCATCGGTTGTTGCTACGTTTCTCGGCATCTCTGAGGTTAATCCATTACCTGCGCACTATATCTGTGTGAATCCCGAATGTAAACATAGTGAGTGGTTCCTTGACGGTAGTGTACGGAGTGGGTTTGACCTTCCTGCGAAGGAGTGTCCGGATTGTGGAAATACCCTGAAGGGTGAAGGTCAAGATATTCCGTTTGAGACCTTCCTTGGATTTAAAGGGGATAAGGTTCCCGATATCGATTTGAACTTCTCAGGTGATTACCAACCTCATGCCCATAACTATACCAAGGTACTATTTAGTGAGAAGAGTGTATTCCGTGCGGGAACCATCGGAACCGTAGCCGAGAAAACTGCATTTGGATTTGCCAAGAAATACGAGGAAGAGCATCATAAGAAGTGGCGCGGCGCCGAGCTGAATCGGTTAGCTTCAGGATGCACGGGCGTAAAACGGAGTACTGGACAGCATCCCGGCGGGATCGTCGTCGTACCCGATTACATTGAAGTAGAAGATGTAACCCCAGTACAATACCCGGCAGATGATGTTACCGCAGAGTGGAAAACGACGCACTTTGACTATCATGCTTTTGAAGAAAATCTGTTGAAACTCGATATCTTAGGACACGATGATCCGACAATGATGCGGATGCTGCAGGATTTGACAGGTGTCGATCCAACGACAATTCCTATGAATGATCCGAAAGTCATGAGTATGTTCAACTCTACAGAAGCTCTTGGTGTAACGCCTGAACAGATTCGTTCCCCTGTTGCCACATTTGGAGTACCGGAGATGGGAACGAAATTTGTGCGTCAGATGTTGATTGAATCCCAGCCAACATCGTTTGCCGATTTATTGCAGATTTCTGGTCTGTCTCACGGAACAGGAGTGTGGTTAGGTAACGCGCAGGATCTGATCAAAAACGGAACATGTAACATCAAAACCGTAATTGGTTGTCGGGATGATATCATGCTGTTCCTTATTTATAAAGCTGGCATGGATGCAAGTTTGGCATTTAAAATTACGGAAAGTGTACGTAAGGGTAGAGGTTTGCCCCAAGAATGGATTGATGAGATGAAAAATTGCAAAGTGCCGCAATGGTACATTGATTCTTGTCTTAAGATCCAGTACATGTTCCCTAAAGCCCATGCGGCTGCTTATGTCATTTCCGCAGTTCGTACTGCGTTCTTCAAGCTTTATCACCCAATTGAATATTATGCAACATACTTCACAGTACGTGCAGATGAGTTTGACATTGGACTAGTATGTCAGGGGTATGAAGCGATCTATAAGAAGATCGTAGAAATCGAACAATTAGGCTTCCAAGCACCACCAAAAGAAAAAAACATGCTGCCAATCCTCGAAATGGCGCTAGAGATGACGGCTCGTGGGTTCTCGCTGAAGCCAATTGATCTCTATCGATCTGAAGCAACTAAATTTATCGTAGATGGCAACTCATTGGTTCCTCCATTTTCCGCTTTGGCTGGAATTGGTGACAATGCTGCGCGTAATATCGCAGGTGCCAGAGAACATGGCGAGTTCCTGTCGATTGAGGACTTCCAGCAGAAGTCTAAAGCGTCTAAAACGATTGTAGAGCTGCTGTCTAATATGGGTTGTTTCCGGGGTCTTCCTGAGAGTAATCAACTATCTCTTTTCTAA
- the rimP gene encoding ribosome maturation factor RimP, with protein MSTTNIKDTVEEMIQPYLNEQGFELVDIEYVKEGSNWFLRVYVDKEGGIDIDDCVLISEKLSAKLDENDPIPTVYFLEVSSPGAERPLKKAEDVAKAVGKNVFVTTYEPVNGLKEFEGKLLSFDDGTLVIEAGKKQHTVSYEKVASARLAILF; from the coding sequence TTGAGCACAACGAACATTAAAGATACCGTGGAAGAAATGATCCAACCCTACTTGAATGAACAAGGCTTCGAGCTGGTTGACATCGAATACGTCAAAGAAGGCAGCAACTGGTTTTTACGGGTGTATGTCGACAAAGAAGGTGGCATCGACATCGACGATTGCGTCTTGATCAGCGAAAAGCTGAGCGCCAAGCTGGATGAGAACGATCCGATTCCTACCGTCTATTTCCTTGAAGTGTCTTCTCCCGGTGCGGAACGTCCACTGAAAAAAGCAGAGGATGTTGCCAAAGCCGTAGGCAAAAATGTGTTTGTAACAACCTACGAGCCGGTGAATGGATTGAAGGAATTTGAAGGTAAGTTACTTTCCTTTGATGACGGAACACTCGTGATCGAAGCAGGCAAGAAACAGCATACCGTTTCTTATGAAAAGGTTGCCAGTGCGCGTCTAGCTATTTTGTTTTAA
- the nusA gene encoding transcription termination factor NusA — protein MSMDFIEAMNELEREKGISKDVLFEAIEAALISSYKRNFNTAQNVRVDMNRNTGVIRVYARKLIVEEVLDSRTEISLPAAREINPHFQLEDIAEIEVTPRDFGRIAAQTAKQVVTQRIREAERGLIYNAFVDKEEDIVTGVVQRQDLRNIYIDLGKIEAALPLTELMPNEKFVHGDRIKAYITKVENTTKGPQIILSRTHPGLLKRLFELEVPEIFDGVVEIRSVAREAGFRSKIAVHSRNEEVDPVGSCVGPKGMRVQTIVGELRGEKIDIVRFSDQVDEYVANALSPSKVLEVQVFEEEKMARVIVPDYQLSLAIGIKGQNARLAAKLTGWKIDIKSESQAEQEFGREKDSSSEMHQDSVSVD, from the coding sequence ATGAGTATGGATTTTATTGAAGCAATGAATGAGTTGGAGCGTGAAAAAGGGATCAGTAAGGATGTGCTGTTCGAAGCGATCGAGGCTGCCCTGATCTCCAGCTATAAGCGGAATTTCAACACCGCTCAGAACGTGCGTGTTGATATGAACCGCAATACTGGGGTTATCCGGGTATATGCTCGCAAACTGATCGTGGAGGAAGTCCTGGATTCACGTACCGAAATTTCATTGCCTGCTGCACGAGAAATCAACCCACACTTCCAGCTGGAAGATATTGCGGAGATCGAAGTAACGCCGCGCGATTTTGGCCGTATCGCCGCACAAACTGCCAAACAGGTAGTGACCCAGCGGATTCGTGAAGCTGAACGTGGCCTGATCTACAACGCTTTCGTTGATAAGGAAGAGGATATCGTTACGGGAGTAGTGCAGCGTCAGGATTTGCGCAATATCTACATCGATCTGGGCAAAATCGAAGCGGCTTTACCGCTGACCGAATTGATGCCGAACGAGAAATTTGTTCATGGTGATCGTATCAAAGCCTACATCACCAAGGTCGAGAATACGACCAAAGGGCCACAGATCATTTTGTCCCGTACACACCCGGGCTTGTTGAAACGCCTCTTTGAACTGGAAGTTCCTGAAATTTTCGACGGTGTAGTTGAGATTAGATCCGTTGCGCGTGAAGCTGGCTTCCGCTCCAAAATTGCTGTGCATTCCCGTAATGAGGAAGTAGATCCAGTTGGATCTTGCGTAGGGCCCAAAGGGATGCGCGTGCAGACCATTGTGGGTGAGCTGCGCGGTGAAAAAATTGACATCGTTCGTTTCTCCGATCAGGTGGACGAATATGTGGCTAATGCACTGAGTCCTTCCAAGGTGTTGGAAGTTCAAGTGTTTGAGGAAGAAAAGATGGCTCGGGTTATCGTTCCTGACTATCAACTTTCCCTCGCGATCGGGATTAAAGGTCAAAATGCCCGATTGGCAGCCAAGCTGACCGGCTGGAAAATCGACATTAAGAGCGAGAGCCAGGCGGAACAGGAATTCGGCAGAGAAAAAGATTCTTCTTCGGAAATGCATCAAGATTCCGTCTCCGTCGACTAA
- the rnpM gene encoding RNase P modulator RnpM has translation MKTKKVPLRKCVACQEMMPKKQLIRIVKTPEDEVLIDLTGKKSGRGAYLCGKESCFKLALKNRSLDRALKGKVSPEIYEQLAADFIKVEDAFKAAQEREDDE, from the coding sequence ATGAAAACCAAAAAAGTACCGCTGCGCAAATGTGTGGCGTGCCAGGAAATGATGCCTAAAAAGCAACTGATCCGAATCGTTAAAACGCCAGAGGATGAAGTGCTAATTGATTTAACTGGCAAAAAATCCGGACGTGGTGCTTATTTATGCGGTAAGGAATCCTGTTTTAAGCTTGCACTCAAAAACCGATCTTTGGATCGGGCGCTGAAAGGCAAGGTCTCACCGGAAATTTATGAGCAATTGGCTGCTGACTTTATTAAGGTAGAGGATGCATTCAAAGCTGCACAGGAGCGTGAAGATGATGAATAA
- a CDS encoding YlxQ family RNA-binding protein, translating into MMNNKALSYLGLSMRAGKLVTGEEIVLKAVRSSEAKMVIVAGDASANTQKKFRDKCGTYKVPLVIGFDRDSLGSSIGKETRVVLAVTDRGFAKMISKQVGIMSEVEYIE; encoded by the coding sequence ATGATGAATAATAAGGCTTTGTCTTATCTAGGACTTTCCATGCGTGCAGGTAAGCTTGTAACAGGTGAAGAAATTGTGCTCAAAGCAGTCCGTTCTTCCGAAGCTAAAATGGTTATTGTTGCGGGCGACGCCTCGGCCAATACACAAAAGAAATTTCGCGACAAATGTGGAACGTATAAAGTTCCGCTCGTAATCGGATTTGACCGGGATAGTCTAGGTTCAAGTATCGGTAAAGAAACGCGGGTTGTCCTTGCAGTAACGGACCGGGGGTTTGCAAAAATGATCTCCAAGCAAGTCGGTATAATGTCGGAGGTGGAGTATATTGAGTAA
- the infB gene encoding translation initiation factor IF-2, producing the protein MSKQENKDKLRVYEYAKSLNMSSKEIITILKKLDIPVNNHMSVMENGSVGKVEQFFKDIKSTAASKQSNEVKQVATSAVGSNKTVDNSKPAGGVNTPSDSNSSGSPVLKKIQQEKQVGMNNRPNSNNNNGSQRPSGQDSRNRTNSSQGSSQGGQSSNRPRPAQGGQSSTSSRPQGSGQQRPNNSGGGQARSGGPSGGGTGGNRTGGQGQSQGQGQRRSGQGNSGNNNNSGNRSNSGGGGRRYDDNRGGNFRGRGGKNNRNRNQQQYQQREKIDNTPKKIIVRGDMTVGETAKLLHKDASEVIKKLIGMGVMATINQELDIDTILLLAGEFGVEVEVKIVLEDDRFETVEENDDPADLQSRPPVVTIMGHVDHGKTTLLDAIRSTNVTGGEAGGITQHIGAYQVEINNKKITFLDTPGHEAFTAMRARGAQVTDITIIVVAADDGVMPQTVEAINHAKAAGLPIIVAVNKIDKPGADADKVKQELTNYELVPEEWGGDTIFVNVSAKQRIGLEGLLEMILLVAEVNEYKANPDKRARGTVIEAELDKGRGPVARILVQHGTLKVGDAFVAGNCFGRVRAMVNDKGRRLKEAGPSTPVEITGLTEVPGAGDPFMVFEDERKARSIADKRAITQRESDLGTNTRVTLDDLFQHIKDGEIKDLNVIIKGDVQGSVEALKGSLAKIEVEGVRVKIIHSGAGAITESDIILAAASNAIVIGFNVRPDNQAKVTADQEQVDIRLHRVIYSVIEEIEQAMKGMLDPVYKEKVIGHAEVRSTFSISKVGTIAGCMVTSGKITRSAEARLIRDGIVLYEGKLDSLKRYKDDAKEVAQGYECGITLDKYNDLKEGDVIEAFIMESVQR; encoded by the coding sequence TTGAGTAAACAGGAAAACAAGGATAAATTGCGGGTTTATGAATATGCGAAGTCCCTTAATATGAGCAGTAAAGAAATTATAACCATTCTTAAAAAGCTGGATATTCCCGTAAACAATCATATGAGTGTCATGGAGAATGGATCAGTGGGTAAGGTGGAACAATTTTTTAAAGATATAAAATCCACTGCAGCCTCAAAACAAAGTAACGAAGTAAAACAAGTTGCTACTTCCGCAGTGGGTAGCAATAAAACAGTGGACAACAGCAAGCCGGCCGGCGGAGTGAACACGCCGAGTGACAGTAATTCATCCGGTAGTCCCGTACTAAAAAAAATACAACAGGAAAAGCAGGTAGGTATGAACAATAGACCAAATTCCAACAATAACAATGGCTCCCAAAGACCTAGCGGCCAAGATAGCCGCAACAGAACAAACTCTTCCCAAGGCTCCAGCCAAGGAGGACAATCAAGTAATCGTCCAAGACCAGCTCAAGGCGGACAAAGCAGTACTTCATCCCGTCCGCAAGGTTCAGGACAACAACGTCCAAACAATAGCGGTGGCGGTCAAGCAAGAAGCGGAGGACCAAGCGGTGGTGGCACTGGTGGCAACCGTACTGGCGGCCAAGGTCAAAGCCAAGGGCAAGGACAACGCAGAAGCGGACAAGGCAACTCAGGTAATAACAACAACAGTGGCAACCGTTCTAACAGCGGTGGCGGCGGTCGTCGTTATGACGACAATCGTGGCGGTAACTTCCGTGGCCGTGGCGGAAAAAACAATCGCAACAGAAATCAACAACAGTACCAACAACGTGAGAAAATTGATAACACGCCTAAGAAAATCATCGTTCGCGGTGACATGACTGTAGGTGAAACTGCTAAGCTTCTTCACAAAGATGCTTCCGAAGTTATCAAAAAACTCATCGGCATGGGCGTTATGGCTACAATCAACCAAGAACTCGATATTGACACTATTCTTCTGCTTGCAGGCGAATTCGGCGTTGAGGTTGAAGTGAAGATCGTTCTTGAAGATGATCGTTTCGAAACGGTAGAAGAGAATGATGATCCAGCAGATCTTCAATCCCGTCCTCCAGTTGTAACGATCATGGGTCACGTTGACCATGGTAAAACAACATTGCTTGATGCGATTCGTTCTACCAATGTAACGGGCGGCGAAGCTGGCGGAATCACGCAGCATATCGGTGCTTATCAAGTTGAAATTAACAACAAAAAAATTACGTTCCTCGATACTCCGGGTCACGAAGCGTTCACAGCGATGCGTGCACGTGGAGCTCAAGTTACGGATATTACGATTATCGTCGTAGCTGCTGATGATGGTGTTATGCCACAAACGGTTGAAGCAATCAACCATGCCAAAGCAGCAGGCCTACCGATTATCGTTGCTGTTAACAAAATCGATAAGCCAGGTGCAGATGCGGATAAAGTGAAGCAAGAATTGACTAACTATGAACTCGTTCCAGAAGAATGGGGCGGAGACACGATCTTTGTTAACGTTTCTGCGAAACAAAGAATCGGTTTAGAAGGTCTGCTTGAGATGATCTTGCTCGTTGCAGAAGTGAATGAATACAAAGCGAACCCGGACAAACGTGCCCGTGGTACAGTGATCGAAGCCGAGCTGGATAAAGGACGTGGTCCAGTTGCACGTATCCTCGTACAGCACGGTACATTGAAAGTCGGAGATGCATTCGTAGCTGGTAACTGCTTCGGTCGTGTACGTGCGATGGTCAATGACAAAGGTCGCAGATTAAAAGAGGCAGGACCATCCACACCTGTAGAAATTACAGGTTTGACTGAGGTACCAGGTGCTGGTGATCCGTTTATGGTGTTTGAAGATGAGCGTAAAGCTCGTTCTATCGCTGATAAGCGTGCGATTACACAACGTGAATCCGATCTGGGTACAAACACTCGCGTAACGTTGGATGATCTGTTCCAACACATCAAAGACGGTGAAATTAAAGACTTGAACGTAATCATCAAAGGTGACGTACAAGGTTCGGTTGAAGCATTGAAAGGTTCCCTTGCTAAAATCGAGGTTGAAGGTGTGCGCGTGAAGATCATTCACAGTGGTGCTGGTGCGATCACAGAATCCGATATCATCTTGGCAGCAGCATCTAATGCGATTGTGATTGGTTTCAACGTTCGTCCAGATAACCAAGCGAAGGTTACAGCAGATCAAGAGCAAGTTGACATTCGTCTGCATCGTGTTATCTACAGTGTTATCGAAGAAATTGAACAAGCGATGAAAGGTATGCTTGATCCGGTTTACAAAGAAAAAGTTATCGGTCATGCTGAAGTTCGGAGCACATTCTCGATTAGTAAAGTGGGTACAATTGCTGGATGTATGGTTACTTCAGGTAAAATTACTCGCTCTGCAGAGGCACGTTTGATTCGTGATGGCATCGTCCTTTACGAAGGCAAACTGGATTCCTTGAAGCGTTACAAAGATGATGCTAAAGAAGTAGCTCAAGGCTACGAATGTGGTATCACGCTGGATAAATACAATGATCTCAAAGAAGGCGACGTTATCGAAGCCTTCATTATGGAGAGCGTACAACGATAA
- the rbfA gene encoding 30S ribosome-binding factor RbfA, which yields MAKIRTGRVGEQIKKELSVLIQSELKDPRIGFITVTGVEVTGDLSQAKVYLSVFGEQEQKDNSLKALEKANGFLRSELGKRIRFRHVPELIFKIDESIAYGSRIEKLLGDIGSDKNESQ from the coding sequence ATGGCTAAGATTCGTACAGGTAGAGTGGGCGAGCAGATCAAGAAAGAACTCAGTGTGCTCATCCAGTCAGAACTGAAAGATCCACGGATCGGTTTTATTACCGTAACGGGAGTTGAAGTAACTGGCGACTTGTCGCAAGCCAAAGTTTATCTGAGTGTCTTCGGTGAACAGGAACAGAAGGATAACTCGCTCAAAGCTCTGGAAAAAGCAAATGGATTTTTGCGTTCTGAGCTGGGCAAGCGTATCCGGTTCCGCCATGTTCCCGAGTTGATATTCAAGATCGACGAATCCATCGCTTATGGTAGCCGGATTGAGAAGCTGCTTGGCGATATTGGTTCAGACAAGAACGAATCCCAGTAA
- a CDS encoding DHH family phosphoesterase, with the protein MHTYEQALQSGKKFLLEHDDYLVVSHVQPDGDAVSSTVTVGWLLSCLGKTFTMINEGEIPGRMRFLWGADDIVNMTEQPPARKFKAVICVDCADFARVGLTRHYFEEDAVILNIDHHPTNNAYGTVNIIKSDAAATAEILFDLVSLFPVTLNKDAATAIYTGLLTDTGGFRYANTSPNVMTTASKLLEHGVDGPYLAQTLLEQVTLPQVRILNQALNSLQMTDDGKIAWVIITPEDMITCGAANEDLEGIVNYPRNIQGVEVGIFFKVINDSAVKVSLRSAGKVDVAELAQTFGGGGHVLAAGCRLEGTLEDIVAKVLKQVNAQW; encoded by the coding sequence ATGCACACTTATGAACAGGCGCTTCAAAGTGGAAAGAAATTTCTACTGGAGCATGATGATTACCTGGTCGTGTCGCATGTACAGCCGGACGGTGACGCAGTCAGCTCGACGGTAACGGTGGGCTGGCTGCTGTCATGTCTGGGCAAGACATTCACGATGATTAATGAAGGTGAAATCCCCGGGCGTATGCGCTTCTTATGGGGAGCAGATGACATCGTGAACATGACCGAACAACCACCAGCGCGAAAATTTAAAGCAGTCATTTGTGTGGACTGTGCTGATTTTGCACGAGTAGGCTTGACTCGTCATTATTTTGAAGAGGATGCAGTCATCTTAAATATTGATCATCATCCAACCAATAATGCATACGGAACTGTGAACATTATTAAATCAGATGCTGCAGCAACGGCAGAGATTTTGTTTGATTTGGTAAGTCTGTTTCCAGTGACGTTGAATAAAGATGCAGCGACAGCCATTTATACGGGGTTATTAACCGATACAGGTGGTTTTCGTTATGCCAACACAAGTCCAAATGTAATGACAACAGCTTCGAAGTTGCTTGAACATGGTGTGGACGGTCCATACCTAGCTCAGACATTACTAGAGCAAGTTACTCTTCCTCAAGTTCGTATTTTGAATCAGGCACTGAATAGCCTGCAAATGACGGATGATGGCAAGATTGCTTGGGTTATTATCACGCCTGAAGATATGATTACTTGTGGTGCGGCAAATGAAGATCTTGAAGGTATTGTGAACTACCCGCGTAATATTCAAGGGGTAGAAGTAGGGATCTTTTTCAAAGTTATTAATGATTCGGCCGTAAAAGTATCGCTTCGCTCTGCAGGTAAGGTCGATGTAGCTGAACTTGCACAAACATTTGGTGGGGGTGGCCATGTACTTGCTGCAGGCTGCCGACTGGAAGGTACGCTGGAAGACATCGTAGCTAAGGTACTGAAGCAGGTGAATGCACAATGGTAA